AGAAGTACCTCTTTGATTAAACCATTACCAGCTAAACCGCTTACATAAGCATAATCTGCAGCATCAGTAAACCTTTTAGATAATAAATCTGTTAAACGAGTCTTTGCATCTGCATCAAGTCCTTCTTTAGCAGACATTTCAGCAGATAATAAATACATTTCAGCAACTCTCATATAAATATAGTCGTCTTCAATGTTTCTTTGACCACCTATTACTCTTGCAGCATTGTAAAACTTTCCACGAGGTTGTAATCCATTTGCTACATCAAACTGTGACTTTCTAATGTCATTTGTTTTTATTTGAGCGTATAAAGCATCATCAATACCTTTTTTATCTCCAGCCCATTGGTAACTGTATGTAAAAACATCCATTTGTCCCCACCAAGAAATTAAATCTAGGCCATTTGCTAAAGTAATATCAAATCCCCAGATCCATCCAGGAGTTGCAACATTATTGAATCCTCCTACAGCTTCGCTGCTTGTCATTAAAGGGTAACCTGAAGCAATAACTTGTTCAGCTAAGCCTTTAGCTAATAAGTTAGAAGCACTATCTCCTTTAGCTGCATAAACATATGCTAATAATCCTTTTGCTACATCTGCATTAATATTAGTTTTATTTGTTCTTGTAAAACCATTTAATAACGTAATTGCAGAAGATAAGTCATCAATCATTAGATCATATACTTCTTGCATTGTTGCTTGAGCTTGAACAGGATCATCTGAATCTGTATATATTGGTAATACTGTTGCAGTAGCATCATATGATGCAGCATACATTTGTGTTAAATAAAAGTATGCGTAAGCTCTTAAAGCTTTCGCTTGTCCTAATGAGTAACCAACACCATCAGTTGCTGGTACTACATCATTTCCTCCTAATGATTTGATAACAAGATTAGAAGATCTTATTACTCTATAATAGTATCTCCATGGTGTATAGTTATCTAAATCTGTATAATCAACTGTAGCTAATAAATTTACAAAATCACCATATCTATTATAGTTGTTTTGAGTAAGAGCCATATCTCCTGAAAGAAAATCGTTAAAGATATCATACCCTTTTTGGCCAAAATCTTCATGACTTGTTGTTCCTCCAGTTCCAGAATTAATCATCATTGAATAGATACCGTTCAAAGTAGCATCCAATATTTCAGGGTTTAAAGCTCCTGATTCTCCCGCATCATTTAAATTAATAAATGCTGTTGGGCTTTTATCTAAAAACTCATCTCCACAACTAAATAGTGTTGTAAAAACAGCTAGAGTAAGTACTTTTTTTAATAAATTAAATTTCATCTTTTTGTTTTTTTAAGTTAATTATAATTTTACTCTAACACCAAGTGTAAATGTAGATAATGAACTGTATTGGTATCTAGAAGAAGATCCAGTTAATGATGTTGCTGGATTAAACCCTTTTCTAGTACTCAATAAAAATAAATTATCACCCGATAACCAGAAGTTTACACCTGACATACCAGTGTTACTTAAAAACTTAGACGGTATAGAATATCCAATCCTTACATTATTTAATGCTAAATAATCAGATTTTGTTAAAAAACGTGTTGATTGGTTATTAACAGTAACATTTTGATTACTATATATTCTAGGGATATTTGTAATATCTCCTGGATTTTGCCATCTACTGTTAATATCTACATGGTAGTTGTTTCCACCTGCATTATCGTTACCTAAAACACTAGCATAGTTTCCATCATATCCATATCCTCCTAAACTATAAGCAAATTGTGTGCTTATGTCAAAATCAAATACTTTTGCAGATACTCTAAATGCACCTCTAATTTTTGGTATTGCAGATTTACCTACATATTTATTTGTAGCTTCTGCATATGTATTAGTTACAGATTGCTTAATTTCAGCATCTGGATTTAAAATAGCATATTCATATAAATCAGCTATTTGTTCACCAGAATCAAATGCTCCGTTTGCATTTGCATCTACATAATTAGTTTCCCATAAAGGATCTCCATTTGCAGCGTTTACACCAGCCCATACAGGCATGTAGTAATCATATCTACTATGTCCTTCAGCTCTACCAAAGTTTCCAAGAACATCAATAATTTTATTTCTGTCAGCAGGTACATCAAATGGCATTTGTGTAATCTCATTATCTAATACTTCACCATTAACAGATAAGTCTAATTTAAAATTCTCTTTATTAATAATGTGCCCAGTAAAATCAAATTCTAAACCTCTATTTACAATAGCACCATCATTTGTTGTGTCAATAGCATCACCTGTTGAAATAGGTACACGTACACTAAATATTAAATCGTCAGTATCTTTAACATAGTAATCTACAGAACCATCAATGATGTTATCAAATAATCTAAACTCTGCACCTACTTGATACATTTTACTTGTTTCCCATGTTAAACCAGCATTTTCTCTAGCTCTTACAATTAAAGAAATATCTCCATCTAAGTTATCAATATCATAAGCATTTTGACCTGAGTAAAAACTAGCTCCTGCTTGATCTCCTTGAATACCAAAACTTGCTTTCAATTTTAAGTTATTCACAAATTCAATATCACTAAAAAAGTCTTCTTTACTAATAATCCATGACGCACCTGCAGACCAGAATGTTCCCCATTTCTCTGTAGCAAATCTAGAACTACCATCTCTTCTAATAGTACCAGAAAGGAAGTATTTACTTAAATAGTTGTAATTAACTTGAGCAAAGTAACTTTCTAAAGCAGTTTCTTCTAAATAACCTGAAGGATTACTACCAAGATTAATATAATTAGAAGGGTTGTGTAAACCATTAACTAAGTTTACTACAGTATTCTTGCTAATATAAGTACGTTCTCTTTTCCATTGATTTGTTTCATGTGCTGCTAAAGCAGAAATGTTATGGTCTCCAAAACTTTTATTGTAGTTAAAAATTTGTAAAAAGTTTTGAGTTAAAGCTTGTCTTTGTTCTTTAAATAAACTACCACCATTACCTTGAGCTGATCCATAGAAAGGATTGTTTATATTATCATCATTTAAAGTATAGAAGTTTGCACCATACTTAGCTGTAAATGTTAGGTCATCAGTTATACTAACTTTAAAAGAAAAGTTACCATTTATAGAATGACGATTGTTTTGATCTAAATCATAATTAGCATCTGCAATTGCATTTGTTAACCCACCAAAACCTCTGTTTTGACCATAATCATATTGATTACCACCATAAAATGGATCTGCTACAATATTACCTGTTGCATCACGTAAGAATAATGGGTAAATAGAAGGAATGTTATCCGTAAACCAAAAAATACTTCCTGAATCTGAAGATTGACCGTTTTGTGTTTGATTTGTATAAGAATAATCAATATTAGCGTTTGCTTCTAACCATTTTGTTGGTTTGTGAGTAACGTTTAATCTTGTAGAGTAACGTTTAAAATCAGAGTTTATTACATACCCTTTGTCATTTAAGTACCCGAAAGAAGAGAAGTAAGTTGTTTTATCATTACCACCACTCATTGTTAAATTAGCTTCTGTTCTGATTGAAGATTGAAAACCATAATCATTCCAGTTTTCTGGATTGTACTTTCTTGTTACACCAGCTCTAACTTTACCTGTTGCTGGGTCAATCAAATCACTAACAGTTGCTGCGTTCCACATATTATAGTCTGGACTAATACCAGAAACAGAGAATAAATTGTCATTTGCATATACATTTGAGTCAGCAACGCCTAAAAAGTCTCCTGTATTTCTCATTCCTTCCCATGCTAATCCGATGTACTCTTCTTGTGAAGTAATTACGTCATAAGTAGGTAAAAGTCTCATGTTTACACCAGTTTTAACTTCTGCAGTAATATTTGTAACACCAGATTTACCTTTTTTAGTAGTAATAACAATAACTCCATTTGCTCCTCTAGAACCATAAATAGAAGTTGCAGTTGCATCTTTTAAAACAGTTGTAGATTCAATATCAGATGGATTAATGTTACTTAAAACATCAAGATCTGAATCAGCAGTATCATTTACATCTACGATACCTCCATAAGGAACTCCATCAACAATATAAAGAGGGCTACTGTTACCATTAATAGTACCAAAACCTCTAATTCTTACTGTTGCAGCCTTACCTGGTTGTCCAGATGTATTAACTACAGTTACACCAGCAATCTCACCTGCTAATGCTTGAGAAACATTAGAAACAGATTTAGCTTGTAAGTTTTCAGAACTAACAACCTTTGCTGTACCTGTAAATGATTGTTTTGTACTTGTACCGTAACCAACTACAATAACTTCATCTAAAACATTGTTTTCATCTACTTGTAAGTTTACATTTATTGTATTAGATGCTCCTACAGTTTTTTCTACTTTAGAAAATCCTAAATATCTAAAAACTAAAACGTCACCGTTTTTTGCTTTTATAGAATATTTTCCATCAAAATCTGTCTCTGTACCTCTATTTGTACCTTTTACCAAAATGCTAACTCCTGGTAAAGGACCTGAGTCTTCGGTAACAGTACCTGAAACAGTCTTATCTTGTGCGAAAGAGATTTGCACGACCAACGCTAGTAAAAGCGTTAAAATTCCATTAAACTTTGTCTTCATTGTATAATTATTTGAATTAATTAGTGTCAAAAATCCTAAATTAATCTTAAAGCACCAACTTTTTAACATAATAATTCATAAAAATTCTTAATATATTGTTAATTGATGCATTATTTTTATGAATATTTAATAAAGTTACCTGTTTCTGGTTAAATATTATTGATTATATAAAGGAATGCGAAAAGAGTTGTAAATAGTTTAAAAATTCTTGTTTTTGTTGATGAGATGTTAGTTGATTAGCTTTTTTTTATTCTTTAATAAAACAAAAAGGGCCGTAAATTAATTACGACCCTTTTAATAAATTTAATTATTAGTTATAAA
The window above is part of the Polaribacter sp. SA4-12 genome. Proteins encoded here:
- a CDS encoding SusC/RagA family TonB-linked outer membrane protein, with the translated sequence MKTKFNGILTLLLALVVQISFAQDKTVSGTVTEDSGPLPGVSILVKGTNRGTETDFDGKYSIKAKNGDVLVFRYLGFSKVEKTVGASNTINVNLQVDENNVLDEVIVVGYGTSTKQSFTGTAKVVSSENLQAKSVSNVSQALAGEIAGVTVVNTSGQPGKAATVRIRGFGTINGNSSPLYIVDGVPYGGIVDVNDTADSDLDVLSNINPSDIESTTVLKDATATSIYGSRGANGVIVITTKKGKSGVTNITAEVKTGVNMRLLPTYDVITSQEEYIGLAWEGMRNTGDFLGVADSNVYANDNLFSVSGISPDYNMWNAATVSDLIDPATGKVRAGVTRKYNPENWNDYGFQSSIRTEANLTMSGGNDKTTYFSSFGYLNDKGYVINSDFKRYSTRLNVTHKPTKWLEANANIDYSYTNQTQNGQSSDSGSIFWFTDNIPSIYPLFLRDATGNIVADPFYGGNQYDYGQNRGFGGLTNAIADANYDLDQNNRHSINGNFSFKVSITDDLTFTAKYGANFYTLNDDNINNPFYGSAQGNGGSLFKEQRQALTQNFLQIFNYNKSFGDHNISALAAHETNQWKRERTYISKNTVVNLVNGLHNPSNYINLGSNPSGYLEETALESYFAQVNYNYLSKYFLSGTIRRDGSSRFATEKWGTFWSAGASWIISKEDFFSDIEFVNNLKLKASFGIQGDQAGASFYSGQNAYDIDNLDGDISLIVRARENAGLTWETSKMYQVGAEFRLFDNIIDGSVDYYVKDTDDLIFSVRVPISTGDAIDTTNDGAIVNRGLEFDFTGHIINKENFKLDLSVNGEVLDNEITQMPFDVPADRNKIIDVLGNFGRAEGHSRYDYYMPVWAGVNAANGDPLWETNYVDANANGAFDSGEQIADLYEYAILNPDAEIKQSVTNTYAEATNKYVGKSAIPKIRGAFRVSAKVFDFDISTQFAYSLGGYGYDGNYASVLGNDNAGGNNYHVDINSRWQNPGDITNIPRIYSNQNVTVNNQSTRFLTKSDYLALNNVRIGYSIPSKFLSNTGMSGVNFWLSGDNLFLLSTRKGFNPATSLTGSSSRYQYSSLSTFTLGVRVKL
- a CDS encoding RagB/SusD family nutrient uptake outer membrane protein encodes the protein MKFNLLKKVLTLAVFTTLFSCGDEFLDKSPTAFINLNDAGESGALNPEILDATLNGIYSMMINSGTGGTTSHEDFGQKGYDIFNDFLSGDMALTQNNYNRYGDFVNLLATVDYTDLDNYTPWRYYYRVIRSSNLVIKSLGGNDVVPATDGVGYSLGQAKALRAYAYFYLTQMYAASYDATATVLPIYTDSDDPVQAQATMQEVYDLMIDDLSSAITLLNGFTRTNKTNINADVAKGLLAYVYAAKGDSASNLLAKGLAEQVIASGYPLMTSSEAVGGFNNVATPGWIWGFDITLANGLDLISWWGQMDVFTYSYQWAGDKKGIDDALYAQIKTNDIRKSQFDVANGLQPRGKFYNAARVIGGQRNIEDDYIYMRVAEMYLLSAEMSAKEGLDADAKTRLTDLLSKRFTDAADYAYVSGLAGNGLIKEVLLQTRIELWGEGKSYLSMKRNKSTITRGSNHVFHAGESIPYSDERLTFEIPRAEVQNNPFISN